A DNA window from Balnearium lithotrophicum contains the following coding sequences:
- the rpsL gene encoding 30S ribosomal protein S12: MPTINQLVRKGREKKVKRSKSPALQGNPQKRGVCVRVFTTTPKKPNSALRKVARVRLSNGIEVTAYIPGIGHNLQEHSVVLVRGGRVKDLPGVRYKIIRGALDAAGVEGRRQSRSKYGTKRPKEKK; the protein is encoded by the coding sequence ATGCCCACAATCAACCAGTTGGTTAGAAAGGGGCGTGAGAAAAAGGTAAAGCGCTCCAAGTCTCCAGCCCTCCAGGGTAACCCTCAAAAAAGGGGTGTCTGTGTTAGGGTATTTACAACAACTCCAAAGAAGCCTAACTCTGCCCTACGTAAAGTAGCAAGGGTAAGGCTCTCTAACGGTATTGAGGTAACTGCCTACATCCCTGGTATCGGGCACAACCTTCAGGAACACTCAGTTGTTCTCGTAAGGGGTGGAAGGGTTAAGGACCTTCCTGGTGTTCGTTACAAGATTATTAGGGGAGCTCTCGACGCAGCAGGCGTTGAGGGAAGAAGGCAGTCCCGTTCCAAGTATGGAACAAAAAGACCTAAGGAGAAAAAATAA
- the rpsG gene encoding 30S ribosomal protein S7, producing the protein MPRKGPVPPREILPDPVYGDKLVAKLINKVMKDGKKSKAEKIVYGAFEIIKEKLGEDPLKVFHKAVENVKPIMEVRPRRVGGATYQVPMEVRPERQIHLALKWIVDAARARSERGMVNKLANELIDAYNERGGAFKKKEDTHRMAEANKAFAHYRW; encoded by the coding sequence ATGCCAAGGAAAGGACCAGTTCCACCAAGGGAAATACTCCCAGACCCAGTTTATGGTGACAAACTTGTCGCAAAGTTAATCAACAAAGTAATGAAGGACGGCAAGAAAAGTAAGGCAGAAAAGATTGTCTACGGAGCCTTTGAAATCATTAAGGAAAAGTTGGGTGAGGACCCTCTTAAGGTGTTCCACAAAGCAGTTGAAAATGTAAAACCGATAATGGAAGTACGTCCACGCCGTGTTGGTGGTGCCACATATCAGGTACCAATGGAGGTAAGGCCAGAGAGGCAAATTCACTTAGCTTTAAAGTGGATCGTGGACGCTGCACGTGCTCGTTCTGAGCGCGGAATGGTTAACAAACTCGCAAATGAACTAATCGATGCCTACAACGAAAGGGGTGGTGCCTTCAAGAAGAAGGAGGATACCCACAGAATGGCAGAGGCAAACAAGGCCTTTGCCCACTACAGGTGGTAA